Proteins encoded by one window of Danaus plexippus chromosome Z, MEX_DaPlex, whole genome shotgun sequence:
- the LOC116778157 gene encoding uncharacterized protein LOC116778157: MNFIAAVYNAFIMKILWMLIIVLHLYSLQVIAKPVRTSLCTNYCNLLHSGWHITWTNCYCFPQKNNIEKKIKNGKIKRTPLGEQNNDAHNFDNNFYINADNLSVCIDLHILLENLNKIRNDLPSSDFKKDPEYIDVDEIHRAIAKNCDQISTIIQNSITEIKSNLKPERKINKLDDNKEPQTARSIVSHQTPSDYRNPTIAVDSTYEAINYSNFITTTEYMELIKDNSKELNLSEENTIQKGSTVGSPSLSNKESNITFKKSDKNKTQLTKTEHTKNSTNVKISTEATTNKSIISSNYLATGKEGSQAVNFKNTSILNNIPQRQKYDESRSYIIKLITQELSNGTVLSFINGTEILSRNDIDDITLQTEVSPKNNAAKSTPYDFEEQNLFDVPLTSITNRLYIIYEEKRIP; the protein is encoded by the exons ATGAACTTCATTGCTGCTGTTTATAATGCGTTCATTATGAAAATACTCTGGATGCTGATTATAGTCCTACATCTATATTCATTGCAAGTAATCGCGAAACCGGTTCGGACATCACTATGTACTAATTATTGCAATTTATT acATTCTGGATGGCATATAACCTGGACGAATTGCTACTGTTTTCCccaaaaaaacaacattgaaaagaaaataaaaaatggtaaaataaaacgaactCCATTAGGGGAGCAAAATAATGATGCccataattttgataataacttttatataaatgcagATAATTTATCAGTATGTATTGATTTACATATTCTGCttgaaaatctaaataaaattagaaacgaTTTACCATCAAGCGACTTCAAAAAAGATCCTGAATACATAGATGTTGACGAAATACACAGAGCAATTGCAAAAAATTGTGATCAGATTAGCACGATTATACAAAACAgtattactgaaataaaaagcaaCTTAAAACctgaaaggaaaataaataaattggatGATAATAAAGAACCTCAAACAGCAAGAAGTATCGTCTCTCACCAAACTCCAAGCGATTACAGAAACCCTACTATTGCTGTGGATTCTACATATGAAGCgattaattatagtaattttatcacAACAACTGAATACATGGAATTAATAAAGGACAACTCaaaggaattaaatttatcagagGAAAATACGATTCAAAAAGGCAGTACAGTGGGATCACCCTCattatcaaataaagaaagtaatataacatttaaaaaatctgacAAAAACAAAACGCAACTTACAAAAACTGAACATACTAAAAACTCAACAAATGTCAAAATTTCCACTGAAGCaactacaaataaaagtattatttcatCTAATTATCTAGCTACAGGAAAAGAAGGGAGCCAAGCCGTGAATTTTAAGAACACTtccattttaaacaatataccgCAAAGACAAAAGTATGATGAAAGCAGATCATATATCATAAAGTTAATTACGCAAGAGCTTTCTAATGGAACAGTTTTAAGTTTCATAAATGGAACCGAAATATTATCGAGAAACGACATTGACGACATAACTTTACAAACAGAAGTATCGCCTAAAAATAACGCTGCGAAATCAACACCTTATGATTTTGAAGAGCAAAATTTGTTTGATGTTCCACTGACTAGTATTACCAACAGGCTCTACATTATATACGAAGAAAAACGTATACCATGA